CGCCGGCGCTGGCAAAGGGACCATAATAACTGCCCTTCTCCTTTTTCGCACCGCGATGCTTTTTGATCTGCGGATAGTCGTGATCCGCTGTTACCAGAATATTGGGGAAGCTTTTGTCATCGCGCAACAGCACGTTGAATTTCGGTTTAAGCTGTTTGATCAGGTTCTGCTCAAGCAGCAGCGCTTCGGTTTCTGTCTTGGTGGTCAGAAACATCATCGAGGCGGTATTGGCGATCATCCGCGAAATGCGCCCCGAATGGCCAGTGGGCCGGGCATAACTGCTGACCCGCGCCCGCAGATTTCGGGCTTTGCCAACATAAAGAACACGGCTTTCGCTATCGAGCATGCGGTAAACGCCGGGCGATGCGTCGATGGTCTTCAGATACCCCTGAATGACCTCATTTCCAGTTTTTGGAATGTCCGATTCGCTGTTCATTGGTTCCGCCTGATTCTTAGCCTTTGCTGCAACACGGAGCCACAGTTAACAAGTGTGAACATACCCACGGAACTTGTGGATAAGTCTGATGATAACTTCTGATCAACGTGGTTTTCTCTTTGTTTTCGGCAGGGTTCGTTGATTTGCCTAAAAAATAGGCACTATAATAAAGCACTGTTTTTATTGATTATTTTTTTGACCACTCGTCCAAATTATTGAAATCGCTTGATTTTCGCAACAAAACTGCAATCTTTGCGTGTCCGGTGCAGAACTTTGCCGCCGCTGCGGTCACTCGACCCCAAGAACATCCGGCGTTTTCCAGCCCAGATGCTGCCCGCCATCCACACAAAGCAGCTGACCGGTGACCGCAGGCGCGTTCAAGAAGTAGCTCAGCGCCGACGTGATTCCCTGGGCATCCGCGCCGCGCTGCAAAACCGTATTGCGCCGCTGCGCCGCGAAATGCGCGTCGCTTTGGCGGCTGCCTTGCAAGGTTGGTCCCGGCCCGATGGCATTGACCCGGATCGCAGGGGCAAGCGCCTGCGCCGTGGTCTGAGTCATCGCCCAGAGGCCCATCTTGGCCAGCGTATAGGTCATGAATTCAGGGGTCAGCTTGCGCACCCGTTGATCCACCATATTGACGATCAGGCCGGTTGCCTGCGGCTCTCCATTCTCATCTGTTTTCGGGGCGAGCCCCTGCGCAACCATGGCCTGTGTCAGGACAAAAGGTGCCCGCAGGTTGCTGTCCAGATGTCGGTTCCAGCTCTCGCGCGTGGCAGATTGCACGGTGTCATACTCAAAGATCGAGGCATTGTTGATCAGGCAAGTGATGGGTCCCCCCAGAGCCTCAAGCGCCTGTGGAAACAGCGATTGCGTCTGCTCCTCCTCCAGCAAATCGGCCTGCAGCGCCACGGCCCGCCCGCCTGCTGCCTCGATCATGCGAACGGTTTCATTGGCACCATCGGCAGAACTGGAAAAATGCACGGCGACATCAAAGCCTTGCCCGGCAAGTTCCAGCGCCATAGCGCGGCCCAAACGATGCCCCGCCCCTGTTACCAATGCGCCTTTCATGGCGGCCTCCTCAGATCAATACAACAATCAGGTAGAGGGCATATAGGGCGCTTAGAATAATTCCCCAGATCCGGGTGATATCCATTTTCAGATAGACAAAGGGGATCAACAGCAACGACGCGCCCAGCATCACCCAGAGATCAAATCGCAGGAACTCAGGATCAACCGAGATCGGCCCGACCAGCGAGGCAATCCCGATAATGGCCAGCAGGTTGAACATGTTCGATCCGATGACGTTGCCCAGCGCCACATCTGCCTGACGGCGCAGGGCCGCCATCACAGTTGTGGCAAGCTCCGGCAGGGATGTACCGATGGCAACCAGCGTGAGGCCAATGACCGTATCGCTCACGCCGTAGGCCTGCGCAATCACGGTGGCATTGTCCACCAACAGCCCGGCTCCGACCGGCAGGCCAATCAGGCCAAGCACCAGAAAAACCGCAATTTGCCAGCCCGGCATATCCGGATCTGCGCCTTCAGGCTCTTCTTCCTCGTCCGGCTCTCCCTTGCAGGCATTGCGGTGCGCCTTGGCATCGCGGAACGCATCGACCAGCACATAGGCCAGCCCCCCAAGCAGCACCAAACCGGCCAACCAGTCAAAAACCCCGCGAAACGCCAATGCGATAAACAGGATCGAAGCGGCGATCATAAAATTGTAGGTCTTACGTGTCCGGCATTCGGACGTGTGCATCGTCGCCAAAAGCGCAGGAATACCCAGGACCAGCAGGATATTAGCAGTGTTCGATCCCACCACATTGCCCAGCGCGATACCGGGGGCATTATCCAGAACGGCCTTGATGGAGATCAGCAATTCGGGCGCAGAGGTGCCAAAGGCCACAATCGTCAAGCTGACGATCAAGGCGGGGACGCCCAAACGCAGTGACAGGTTCACCGCGCCTTTAACAAGCGCATCGCCTGCAAGCAGAAGGATCAGCAGACCCAAACCGGACAGCAGCCATGGCATCACCATCAGCTTTTCCCTCCGCAGCTACAGGCGCCTTTGCCGATGCGATAACGCCCGCAAGACCGGCATTTGGTCTGCGAGAACCGCTTGCCACCAATCCAGTGCATTTTGCCAAACCACGCCAGCACGCCCATGAAGACGAGAAAGAGAAGGACGATTTTGAAAACCATGAATTACAGTCCAAACCGCGCAAATGCGGCGCGTTCCTCAATGCCGTGAACGGCGTCCTGCACCATCTGCATGCCGAACCGTGACATCAAACCGCGCCGAACGCCATAGCGGCGCAGCTTTACCTTGTCACCAAAGCGGTCTTTCAGAACGGGGAGCAGATGACCGATGCCATCAATCAAACCCAATTCCTGTGCCCGCCGCGCCAGCCAGATCTCACCGGTGAACAGGTCAAGATCCTCAGGCAGCTTATCGCCGCGGCGGTCTTTGATGTGGTCAATGAAATTGGTGTGAATGTCCTCAAGCAGCGTTTTCAGCCGCGCGACATCTTCGGGGTTTTCAGGGCGGAAAGGGTCCAGCATGGATTTGGATTTGCCAGCGGTATAAACGCGCCGCTCAACCCCGTGTTCCTTGATAAACTCATGCACACCGAACGAGGCAGAGATCACCCCGATGGAGCCGACAACGGAACTGGCATCGGCGTAAATCTCATCAGCCGCCGCCGCCAGCCAATATCCGCCAGAGGCCGCGACATCTTCGACGAAAGCGATGACGGGAATGTCTTTTTCCGCCGCCAGCCGCCGGATGCGCGCGCCGATCAGTGACGATTGGACTGGACTGCCGCCTGGCGAATTCAGCTCAAGCGCAACTGCGGCAGGCTTGCCCTTGGCAAAAGCTTTTTCAATGACAGGCCCAAGTGTTGCATCGTTCAATGCACCACGGCCCTGTGTGCCAATCACGCCAGAGAGGCGGATCACGGCAACAGTCGGATCAGATTTAAGGAAAGGCAGCCATCGTTTCATGTCACCTCATGTAGAGCGGCCAGCCGCCGCAAACAAGGCGGCTGGCAAAAGGTTTATTGCCGGATGCGCCAACCGGTGCGGAATATCCACCAAATCACGGTCAAACAAACCCCGGTGAAAAACCCGATCGCCAGCAGAGAAGTCAGGATGGGAACGTCCGCACTGCCGTAAAACGACCAGCGGAATCCCGAGATCAGGTAAACCACCGGATTGAACATCGAGACCGATTGCCAAACCGGCGGCAGCATCGAGATCGAATAGAAGGATCCACCCAGAAAGATCAACGGCGTGATCACCAGCAATGGCACAATCTGCAACTGTTCAAAGTTACCTGCCCAGACACCGAGGATAAAACCAAACAGCGAAAAGCTCACACTGGTCAGCACCAGAAACGCGATCATCGCCAATGGGTTCTGGATGGTGAAATCCACAAAGAAGAACGCGGTGACAAGGATGATCGTGCCAATGATCAGCGCCTTGGTCGCGGCCGCGCCAACATAGCCAAGAACAATCTCGATAAAGCTGATCGGGGCGGACAGAATTTCGGAAAACGTACCCAGGAACTTGGGGAAGTATATCCCGAAAGAGGCGTTTGAAATAGACTGTGTGATCACTGTCAGCATGATCAGACCCGGCACGATAAAGGCTGCATAGGTGATCCCGTCCACCTCTTGAATGCGGCTGCCGATGGCCCCGCCAAACACGACAAAATACAGCGAGGTAGAGATCACCGGCGCGAGGAAGCTTTGCGCGATTGTGCGGAAAAAGCGATACATCTCAAAGACGTAAATGGATTTGATCGCAGTCCAGTTCATGCCGCATCCTCCTTGACCAGACCCACAAAGATATCTTCAAGGCTGGATTGCCGGGTTTGTACATCGCGCAGAACAAGACCCGCCGCCGCGACATCGGCCAGCAGTTTGGTGATGCCCGTGCGTTCGGATCTGGTGTCGTAGGTGTAGATCAAGGTTGTGCCATCCTCTGACAGCTCAAGCGCATCTGATTGCAACGCCTTTGGTATCTCCGAAATCGGATCGGTCAACAGCACATCAAGCTGTTTCTGTCCCATCCGCGCCATCAGCGTGTCTTTCTCCTCCACCAGCATCAATTCACCATTTGCAATCACGCCCACACGGTCGGCAATGGCTTCGGCCTCTTCGATGTAATGGGTGGTCAGGATGATGGTCACGCCGTCTGCCTTGAGCTTGGCCACGATGTCCCACATGTCTTTGCGCAACTCGACATCGACCCCGGCTGTGGGTTCGTCCAGAAACAGCACGCGCGGATCATGGGCCAAGGCCTTGGCGATCAGCACCCGGCGTTTCATCCCGCCGGACAATTCCCGCACCTGGTTGTCTTTCTTGTCCCAGAGCGACAGTTGGCGAAGCACTTTTTCGATGGCGGCATCGTCGCTTGGCTTGCCAAACAAACCACGTGAGAATCGCACGGTATTGATCACCCGCTCAAAGGGTTCCAGATTGATCTCTTGTGGCACCAGACCAATGATCGACCGCGCGGCGCGGTAATCGGTGACAATGTCATGCCCGGCAACTGTGACAGACCCGGATGTTGCGGTTGTGATCCCGCAAATCGTTGAAATCAGGGTTGTTTTACCCGCACCATTCGGGCCGAGCAGCGCCAGAATCTCCCCCCTGCGAATGGCAAGGTCGATGCCCTTCAAGGCCTGAAAGCCACCCTTGTAGGATTTACGCAAATCCTTGATCTGGACAATGTCCGTCATGCTCTTCTCCGCTTGTTGTGGCGGGGAACCTAGACCGGATAAATTAAAGTGAACAGACCTGTTTAGTTTTTCTTCAGCCCGAACCAGCCTTTTTTGCCGCCCTCTTCCGCATCTGGCGCGTCGGTCTCTTCTGCCGGCCCCTCCAATGCGGTCTGCAGATTGTCAAAAAACTGATCGGCCATCTTCTTGGCAAAGCCGTCGATGATCCGGCTGCCAAGCTGCGCCAGCTTGCCGCCCACCTTGGCGTCCACATCATAGCTCAGCTCTGTGCCGCCATCCTTGGCCGCAAACCGCACATCGGCGCCGCCCTTGGCAAACCCTGCCGCGCCCCCTTTGCCCGATCCATCGATTTTCATCGCCTCGCCCGGCACCATGTCCGAAATGGTCACTTCGCCTTTAAAGGTCGCCTTTACGGGGCCAACTTTCTGCACAACGGTCGCCTGGAACCCGTCTTCTACAGTACCAGTTACCTCTTGTGCGCCGGGCACGCATTGCTTGAGCACCTCAGGGTCAAGCAACGCGGCATAAACCTCGGCCGGAGGGACAGCGATCTGGCGGGTGTCTGACATATGCATGAGGCGGCTCCTTTTGGTGTTGGTCTCACGCTACGCATTTCTCTGGACAGGGGCAACGGGGCTGATAGGTCAAACCTATGACAGAAGGATTGCAGAACCGGGCCGGACTGGCCATTGCATTTGTACTGGGCGGGGTCGCGGCAATCTCGATCAATGATATGCTGATCAAACAATTGTCAGGCGGCTATCCCCTGCACCAGATCGTGTTTTCCCGTTCTGCAATCGGCATTCTGTTCAGTTTGATTTTCGTCAAGATCGAAGGCGGCTGGCATCTGCTCAAGACCGATCAACCTGCCTTGCATATTCTGCGGGGGCTTCTGGTGGTCGTGGCCAATATGACTTTCTTTGTGGCACTGGCCGCCCTGCCACTTGCGGATGCGACCGCCCTGTTCTTTGCCGCACCCTTGTTCATCACCCTTCTGTCCATTCCGATGCTGGGCGAAAAGGTTGGCCCGATACGGATGGCGGCGGTGTTTGTCGGCTTCATTGGCGTGGTGATCATGCAGCGGCCATGGGCAGGCACAGAGACGCTGCAAGCCTCGCGGCTGGTGCTGCTAATGCCGATCATTGCCGCACTCACCTATGCATTGAACCAGCTTCTGACCCGTAAGTTGGGCGTCAAAGCCAAGGCCTCCGTGCTGTCGGTTTACATTCAAGCGGTGTTTATCGTGGTCTCTGTTGGATTTTTTGTCGTGGCCGGGGATGGCCGGTTTGCCGCCGAAACCGCCAATCCTTCTGTGCAATTTCTTCTACGGGCATGGGTCTCGCCCCCGCAGGAGGACTGGCTGATTTTTGGCGGGCTCGGCTTCAACGCCGCAATCATCGGATATGCGCTGAGCCAGGCCTACAGGCTGGCCGACGCTGCCACTGTCGCTCCGTTTGAATATGTTGGCCTGCCACTGGCCGTATTCTGGGGCTTGGTGATCTTTGGCGATTTGCCCGAATGGGAGGTCTGGATCGGCATATCCCTGATCATGGGATCGGGCCTGTTTGTTTTCCTGCGCGAGCGACAAAAGGCGCGGCAGGTCGAAGGGCGAGTGCGAGGCCGGTTTTGAGCGCTAGGCCACCTGCACCACCACTTTTCCCGTGGCCTTGCGACTGCGCAACAATTCCAATGCCTCATTGGCCTGCTCCAAAGGCGCGACATGGCTGACATGAGGTTTCAACTTGCCCGCCACATACCAACCAAACAGGGTTTTGAAACTGTCGGTTAGCACCGCAGGATTGATCCGCGCATAGCCGCCCCAATAAAACCCAAGCACAGTCAGGTTTTTCACCAGCAGGATGTTGGCCGGAATCTGCGGCACTTCGCCAGAGGCAAAGCCAAGCGGCAGGATACGCGCCTCAGGGTTACAGGCCCGCATCGCCGCCTTGAATTGATCGCCGCCGATGGGGTCATAAACCACATCCGCGCCGCCCAGTGATTTCACGATTTCACGAATGTCACCGGTCTCCGAGTTGATCAGATGATCCGCACCAGCTTTGCGGCAAATCTCAAGCTTGGCTTCTCCACGCGCACAGGCGATCACCTCCGCCCCCATCAGCTTGCCCAGTTCCACCGCCGTAAGGCCAACGCCGCCCGATGCCCCCAGAACCAACAAGCGTTCTCCCGGCTTCAGCTGCGCCTTGTAGTCAAGACCCACGTGGCTGGTGCCATAGGCAATGAGGAAAGCCGCCGCATCAACCGCGTTCATCTCATCGGGGATCGGCACGCAAATCTCGGCGGGGATCGCCACATATTCGCCCAGACCCCCCTGCCCGGTATAGGCCGCAATCCGTTGCCCCACCGCCAGATGGTCCACCCCCGCGCCCAATGCGGTGATCTCACCGGCCAGTTCCATACCCGGCGCATAGGGCAGCTCGGGCTTTTCCTGATAAGTTCCCTTGATAGACAGCAGATCAGCAAAATTCAATCCGCAGGTTTCAACCTTGACCAAGACCTCGCCCGCCTTTGGTTGAGGGACAGGCACGTTCTGAAGGCTAAGCGGGGCGTTATAGGCGGTGATTTGCATTGCGCGCATGTCTGGTCCTTCCGATTTTGCCCGCAAAAGGCCAGAGCGTGGCATCTTTGGCAAGAGTTCACCCCGCCCCTGACACGCAAAATCCTGCGACAGATCGCGGCAGATCACCCGCCAAACGGGTCAAATGATGGTTTTGTGACAATTCTGTTCGGTTTCCCTTGAGAAAACCCTTAAACTGAACCAGATAAAGGCAACCTTTCAGGCCCCAAGATCAGGAGTTCGCGTGTCCCTCTTCCTTGTCGTTGCCCTCCCTTTTCTGGGGGCCTTGCTACCCGGTTTGATGAATTCCGCTGGCCGTCAGGCCTGTGCGGGCGTCACCTTTACCGTCACCTTGGCAGCCTTCATCGGCCTCATGACCAACCTGCCCGCCGTTCTCGCCGGAGAGGTCGTGACCACAGGCGTTGATTGGTTGCCGATGCTGGGTCTCAACGTGAACCTGATGCTGGATGGTCTCGGCTTTTTCTTTGCCAGCCTGATTTTGGGTATTGGTCTGCTGATTATTGCCTATGCGCGGTATTATCTGGCCCGCGACGACAATATGGGCGAGTTTTTTACCTATCTGCTGCTGTTCCAAGGCGCGATGGTCGGCATTGTCCTAAGCGATAACATCCTGCTTTTGCTGGTGTTCTGGGAGCTTACATCCCTGTCCTCCTTCCTGTTGATCGGCTACTGGAAACATCTTCCCGAGGGACGACAGGGCGCACGTATGGCGCTGACCGTGACGGGGATGGGCGGTCTGGCGATGATCGGTGGCATGCTGATCCTTGGCCAGATTGTCGGCAGCTATGATCTCAGCGTGATCTTGCAAAACCGCGAGTTGATCCAAAGCTCACCGCTGTACTTGCCCGCCTTGCTGTTGATCCTTTTGGGGTGCTTTACCAAATCGGCGCAATTTCCGTTTCATTTCTGGCTGCCGCACGCCATGGCGGCCCCCACCCCTGTGTCGGCCTATCTGCACTCGGCCACCATGGTCAAAGCCGGGATTTTCCTGATGGCCCGCATGTGGCCGGTCCTGTCTGGCACGCCGGAATGGTTCTTGATTGTCACCACGGCTGGATTGATCACCATGGTGCTGGGCGCGGTAATCGCGCTCTTTAAACACGACCTCAAAGCCTTGCTGGCCTTTTCCACCGTCAGCCATCTGGGGCTGATAACAATGCTTCTTGGCACGGGCACAGCCTTTGGCGCGATGGCGGCGGTGTTTCACATTCTCAACCATGCCACGTTCAAAGCGGCGCTGTTCATGTCCGCCGGTATCATCGACCACGAAACCCACACCCGCGACATCCGCAGGCTTGGCGGCCTGCGTCACCTGATGCCCGTGACATTCGTGATCGCGACACTGGCCGCACTGTCGATGGCGGGTATTCCCCTGCTCAACGGGTTCCTGTCCAAGGAAATGATGCTGGAAGAGGCCACCCATACCGCATTGTTCAGCACAACCTGGCTCGTGCCTGCGCTGGCGACTGTGGGGTCGCTGTTTTCGGCCGCCTACTGCTTCCGCCTGATTGGCCACACTTTCCTTGGTCCCAAACGCGACGATTACCCAAGTGCACCCCATGATCCCGGCCCCGGCTTGTGGCTGCCGCCTGCCATCTTGGTGGTGCTGGTTGTAGCCATCGGCGTTGCACCGTTTCTGGCAGAGCCGCTGGTCAAGCTTGTGACCTCTGCCGTTCTGGGTGAAGCCGCGGCGCTGCCGAAGGCGCATTTGAAAATCTGGCACGGGCTGACGCCGCCGCTTTATATGTCAATTGTCGCGGTGCTGGGTGGTCTGCTGCTGTTGATGGTCTATCGCCCGGCACTGCGCCTGTGGGATGCCGCCCCCAGACCCGAGGCCAAAACCATCTTTGACGCGACAATTGAGGCCGCAGTTGCCTTAACTCGGGGCATCATCCATCCACTGCACAATGGTGCCTTCTCGCGCTACGCCGCCTTTATGGTCGTGACTGTCATTGCTGCGGGCTATCATGCTTGGTCTACGGGCACTTTGGCGGCGGCCACCCGCACGTTGCAACCCGCCGGAGCGGTCGAGATCGCCGCCTGGGTGATGCTGGTCGCCGCGACCGGCGGCTTGGTCTTTTTGCATCGCAACCGTCTGCTGGCGCTGATCCTGATCGGTATTGTCGGGCTCATGGTCTCTGTCGGTTTTGTCTTCTTCAGTGCACCTGATCTGGCAATGACGCAGATCACGGTTGAGGTTGTCTCCATCATCCTGCTGTTGCTGGCGCTGAATTTCCTGCCCAACCGCACCCCGGTTGAAAGCACTGTCCTGCGCCGCACCCGCGACGCGCTTGTGGCCATTGCGGGCGGTCTGGCGACATTGGCGATGTCCTATCATTTTCTGCTGCGCGAGGCGGTTACCTCGCCCATTTCCGAATACCACCTCGCCAATTCCTACAAGGGTGGCGGCGGCACCAATGTGGTGAACGTGATCTTGGTGGATTTCCGGGGCTTTGACACCTTTGGCGAGATTATCGTGCTGGGGATCGCCGCCTTGCTGATCTATGCCTTGACCGAAACACTGCTCGACGGTCCGGTGCGGGCGCGGCTGTTGAACCGCAAGCCTGATCAACCGCGCGCGGGCGACATGCATCCCACGATGATGGTGGTCCTGACCCGGGTGATGATGCCCGTGGTCCTGATGGTTGGCTTCTACATCTTCTGGCGCGGCCACAATGAGCCGGGCGGCGGGTTTATTGCCGGGCTTGTGGTCTCCATCGCGGTGGTGATGCAATATATGGCCAGCGGCTTTTCCTGGACCTCGGCGCGGCTGCGCTATCCCTACCACGGGGTGATCGGCGCGGGTGTATTGACGGCGGGCCTGACCGGGATCGGATCATGGTTTGTGGGCAAGCCGTTCCTGACCTCCGATTTCACCTATGTGCGCATCCCGCCCTTCGAAAAGTTTGAACTGGCCACAGCGGCCCTTTTCGATCTGGGTGTGTTCCTTGCGGTTGTCGGCGCGGTGATGCTGTCGCTTGAAAGCTTCTCGCGCTTGGCGCGGCGCAGGGATGCCCAGGACAGCGAACATCCGATGGATATCGACCCCTCACGCGATCCCGCCGATGTCACCAACCCCGCGAAAGAAGGAGCATAACATGGAACTTCTTGTTGCCTCCGCCATTGGCATCCTGACCGCTGCGGGTATCTATCTGGTGCTGCGCTTGCGCAGTTTTCCAGTGATCATTGGCATGTCTTTGCTGACCTATGCTGTGAACGTCTTTCTGTTCGCCTCGGGCCGTTTGACCGTTGGCGCACCGCCAATCCTAGGCGATGCGGCGACCTACACCGACCCGCTGCCTCAGGCGCTTGTTCTGACCGCGATTGTGATCTCCTTCGGGATGACCGCTGTTGTGGTAATGATCGCGCTGGGGGCCTATCTGGGCGCTGATGACGATCATGTAGACGATCAAGCCCCGCCCGAAGCGGACCTCAAAGCGGAGGATGCGACATGACCCATTGGATCATTGCCCCCGTTGTCCTACCCGCGCTGCTGGCTCCGTTTATCGTGCTGGCGGCCCGCTACCACATCGGCATCCAGCGGGTGTTTTCTGTGGCTGGTGTTCTGTCCCTGATCGCGATTGCCGCCGGATTGGCATGGCAGGCCTCTGACGGGACGATCATCCTTTATCAGCTCAGCGATTGGGCCGCGCCCTTTGGCATTGTCTTGGTCGGGGATCGGCTGTCGACCTTGATGATCTTGCTGACTGCGGTGCTCGCCCTGTTTGTGATCCTCTATGCGATCGGATCGGGCTGGGACAAACGCGGCTGGCATTTCCATGCGCTGTTTCAGTTTCAGTTGATGGGGATCATGGGCGCCTTTCTGACTGGCGACGTCTTCAACCTGTTTGTGTTTTTCGAAGTGCTGCTCATCGCCTCATACGGGCTTATGATCCACGGCGGCGGCAATCTGCGCCTGCGGGCGGGGGTGCAATATGTGCTGTTCAACCTGCTTGGTTCAACCCTGTTCCTGTTTGCCCTCGGCGCGATCTATGCCGAAACCGGAACCCTGAATATGGCCGATCTGGCCCAACGTGTAGCATTGATTGATCCCGCAGAATCGGTGGGCATTCGCATCGCTTCCGTCATGCTGCTGCTCGTGTTTGCGATCAAGGCAGCGGTGGTGCCGTTGCATTTCTGGCTGCCGTCCAGCTATGCCGAAGCGCCCGCACCCGTAGCCGCGCTCTTTGCAATCATGACCAAGGTCGGCGCCTACGCAATTATCCGTGTCTACACGATGGTCTTTGCGCCTGATCTGGATGTGACTGCGGGCCTGCACGGGCTGTGGCTTCTGCCTGCTGCGCTGGTCTCGCTGGCACTGGGAATGATTGGCGTGTTGGCCGCACGCAAACTGGACCGTCTGGTCGCCTTTGCGGTGATAGGGTCCATGGGGATGGTGATGATCTCTATCTCGCTGTTCACGCAGGCGGGGATTGCCGCCGCGCTATACTACATCGTTCATTCGACACTGGCGGCGGCGGCACTGTTCCTGATCTCTGATCTGGTCCGGGCCGGACGGGCTCATTTGAACCTGACCGCGGCGCCGCCCGTTTCAGGCGCGGCCCTGACGGCGGCACTGTTCTTTGTTGCGGCGATAGCCATGACCGGCCTGCCACCGCTGTCAGGTTTTATCGGCAAACTGATGATCCTCGATGCCGCCTTTGGCACTCCGCTGGCGGTCTGGACCTGGGCGATCATTCTGTCCGCGAGCCTGATCAGCGTGGTCGGTTTTGCCCGCGCGGGCAGCGTTCTGTTCTGGAAAGCCAGCGCCGAACCCCTGCCGGAGGAAGAAGGCCAACTGCCCGTCCCCCGGCCAAGCATTTTGTCCTATTCCGCGGTTGGCGGGTTGCTGGCATTGCTGATTTTGCACACGGTTTTTGCAGGACCGGCCTATCGCTATGCCGATGCCACCGCCAAACAGTTGTTTGATCCAGTGCCCTATATCAGCAAAGTGTTGGGCACGCCGGGCAAGCTGAGCACACCGAAGGAGGGCCATTGATATGCTGATGCGCGCCTATCGCTGGCTGTTTCCACATCCGTTGCTGACACTGCTTCTGGCGTTGGTCTGGATTCTGCTACAAAATAATTTCTCTGCTGGTATGGCCGTCTTTGGCTTGATCCTTGGTATTCTGATCCCGCGCCTGACCGTTGTGTGGTGGCCTGACCGCCCTGTGCGGCTTCATCTGGGCCAAATGGTCGGCTATATGCTCGTCGTACTGTGGGATATCCTGGTCGCCAATGTGCAGGTGGCCTGGATTGTGCTGACAAAGCCGAACTCAAAACTGCGACCCGCCTGGATCGTTGTCCCGCTGGATCTTCGCCAACCCGAGGCGATCACAATCCTGGCCGGTACAATCACGCTGACCCCCG
This window of the Sulfitobacter mediterraneus genome carries:
- a CDS encoding Na+/H+ antiporter subunit E is translated as MMRAYRWLFPHPLLTLLLALVWILLQNNFSAGMAVFGLILGILIPRLTVVWWPDRPVRLHLGQMVGYMLVVLWDILVANVQVAWIVLTKPNSKLRPAWIVVPLDLRQPEAITILAGTITLTPGTVSADLSDEGHSLLVHVLHTDDPDSVRDEIKDRYERRLKEIF
- a CDS encoding monovalent cation/H+ antiporter subunit D, which encodes MTHWIIAPVVLPALLAPFIVLAARYHIGIQRVFSVAGVLSLIAIAAGLAWQASDGTIILYQLSDWAAPFGIVLVGDRLSTLMILLTAVLALFVILYAIGSGWDKRGWHFHALFQFQLMGIMGAFLTGDVFNLFVFFEVLLIASYGLMIHGGGNLRLRAGVQYVLFNLLGSTLFLFALGAIYAETGTLNMADLAQRVALIDPAESVGIRIASVMLLLVFAIKAAVVPLHFWLPSSYAEAPAPVAALFAIMTKVGAYAIIRVYTMVFAPDLDVTAGLHGLWLLPAALVSLALGMIGVLAARKLDRLVAFAVIGSMGMVMISISLFTQAGIAAALYYIVHSTLAAAALFLISDLVRAGRAHLNLTAAPPVSGAALTAALFFVAAIAMTGLPPLSGFIGKLMILDAAFGTPLAVWTWAIILSASLISVVGFARAGSVLFWKASAEPLPEEEGQLPVPRPSILSYSAVGGLLALLILHTVFAGPAYRYADATAKQLFDPVPYISKVLGTPGKLSTPKEGH
- a CDS encoding monovalent cation/H+ antiporter subunit A translates to MSLFLVVALPFLGALLPGLMNSAGRQACAGVTFTVTLAAFIGLMTNLPAVLAGEVVTTGVDWLPMLGLNVNLMLDGLGFFFASLILGIGLLIIAYARYYLARDDNMGEFFTYLLLFQGAMVGIVLSDNILLLLVFWELTSLSSFLLIGYWKHLPEGRQGARMALTVTGMGGLAMIGGMLILGQIVGSYDLSVILQNRELIQSSPLYLPALLLILLGCFTKSAQFPFHFWLPHAMAAPTPVSAYLHSATMVKAGIFLMARMWPVLSGTPEWFLIVTTAGLITMVLGAVIALFKHDLKALLAFSTVSHLGLITMLLGTGTAFGAMAAVFHILNHATFKAALFMSAGIIDHETHTRDIRRLGGLRHLMPVTFVIATLAALSMAGIPLLNGFLSKEMMLEEATHTALFSTTWLVPALATVGSLFSAAYCFRLIGHTFLGPKRDDYPSAPHDPGPGLWLPPAILVVLVVAIGVAPFLAEPLVKLVTSAVLGEAAALPKAHLKIWHGLTPPLYMSIVAVLGGLLLLMVYRPALRLWDAAPRPEAKTIFDATIEAAVALTRGIIHPLHNGAFSRYAAFMVVTVIAAGYHAWSTGTLAAATRTLQPAGAVEIAAWVMLVAATGGLVFLHRNRLLALILIGIVGLMVSVGFVFFSAPDLAMTQITVEVVSIILLLLALNFLPNRTPVESTVLRRTRDALVAIAGGLATLAMSYHFLLREAVTSPISEYHLANSYKGGGGTNVVNVILVDFRGFDTFGEIIVLGIAALLIYALTETLLDGPVRARLLNRKPDQPRAGDMHPTMMVVLTRVMMPVVLMVGFYIFWRGHNEPGGGFIAGLVVSIAVVMQYMASGFSWTSARLRYPYHGVIGAGVLTAGLTGIGSWFVGKPFLTSDFTYVRIPPFEKFELATAALFDLGVFLAVVGAVMLSLESFSRLARRRDAQDSEHPMDIDPSRDPADVTNPAKEGA
- a CDS encoding Na+/H+ antiporter subunit C, whose product is MELLVASAIGILTAAGIYLVLRLRSFPVIIGMSLLTYAVNVFLFASGRLTVGAPPILGDAATYTDPLPQALVLTAIVISFGMTAVVVMIALGAYLGADDDHVDDQAPPEADLKAEDAT